The genomic DNA agtctagtcaaccgagtgagagtgatatgccgagtcatgagttgacttctcaagagcccaacttacggagaagtgttcataagatcaaacctaagaaggtttgatattgagaatgaggcattggtcaCACTTTCAATTGACGAcgacgaacctcaatccattgaaaAAACATTGGGATATAgaattagagaaaaatggaaagctgcaatggttgaagagatggagtccatgattcagaatcatgtttgggacttagtcaatATTCCTTTGGgctgaagggctattgggaataagtagattctcaaaataaaaaggaaagctgatggatcgattaacagatacaaagctcgtttagttacaaaaggatatacccaaatggtgggtattgactttgaagagacattttctcccgtagtaaaATTTGTGTCAATATGAGTTATTTtgacctttgtggcacattataacttggaattacatcaaatggatgtaaaaactgctttccttaacggtgatcttgatgaagaaatctatatggttcagccAGAAGGTTTTATTGCTGAAGGTCAAGAGCAAAAactatgtagacttagaaagtctatatatgggctaaagcaagcgtcaagacaatgtaacataagatttaacgaagtcgttttatcttatggtttcgagatgatcaatgaggaccaTTATGTTTTcctgaaaaaggaaaaagaaaagtatgtcattttatcattatatgttgatgatatgctcatagctggaaatgacataggatatgtgaatgaagtcaagaagtggttgtcatcacaatttgatacaacagatatgggagaagttgaatacatcttaggagtgaagatcataatTAAGAGATCGTcataaaagacttttgggtctgtcacaagagtcttatataaataagatgttacatcatttcagcatgtctaattgcaatatagaacatacacctattgtgaaaggtactgtgttgagcaagagtatgtgtcctaaaactccggaggaaatagctgagatgaataaaaaatcatatgcaaGTGCTAttagtagtttgatgtacactatgttgtgtgcAGGTcctgatatcagctatgttgtgtgggcttggtcagtcgcttccagtcaaacccaggaccgagacactggaaggcggtaaaaggatattcagatatctgaaggtgacaacagattattgtctccgttttcaaggatcagatatgagtctgaaaggttattcagatgcagattgggttggagacctgatgatagaaaatccacatcaggctatgcatttttgctgaatggtggcgtcatctcttggaacagcaagaaacaagcttgtgtagctttgtcgactatggaagctgaatatgtggcatgtttagcggctgtgcaagaagcagtctggttgagaaggttcctgaaacatctgaaaattgctgacgatagtgggagtccagtaactgtctactgtgacagtcaagctgcaatagctttttctaaggatcccaaatatcatagcaaaggcaagtataaagaaattaaatataattttataagggatattgtggctaaaagaaaagtaactCTTGAGTATGCCCCTACACATGCTATGCttacagatccttttactaagccaatgactaaagagtcatttaaagaacatgtaaagtctttgggacttcgtacaatgtaacaatattgaaataacaatcagactttgtgttatgattgtgtcatttgccataatttattcagtgtatatgttgtatttattacattcatataagatcttggtgagcatgttggcaggtagAGATTGGTCTACTCACATGGACAATTATCTCTGTTTATTAaatacaaataggggtaagaccgttacttatggaataacttatgtagctgaaattagagacacatccataagttaaggtcgtcttgataattatgtcaagatgagatcatttatgtgttaataatgatcgaagtaaatgaacccaccatttactgaacctgttgaaggccagattagaattcatatgttgaattcaggattagacattaggtatgtctagatcaaaatctatacGATGTTAAAATTGAGAAAAGCATgctctctttttagtaaagagaataaaatCGCaatatgtgattcataccacatatgctattgctacaataaaggtagtaggagaatggatccctatttctctactatgtgagacctttgagattataagttaatctcagttttttgccttagtgactatttaactATTTACTTgtagttttaatcagtgtctgctactttagtgtgtatcctatggctatggatgatttggtctatggagcataactaggaaagcgactgcttaaaatgaatagattctagctaaaaagaaagattaaatatatttacatcttttgatgttattcactggtcgacccatttatgttatatatagaaatgaatgtgaatattggatttggaacatgctcttgacataatcgtcattataagggattagagatgttcatattgatgtaaatgaaaattatttaatctgggtaaatagcaagacatggatatctccaagataatggttgtgtgtcacttgaagatgggatggatcctggataaaggctatgtgccaccaggaaagagaCTATGTGCTATGAAGAGtgagtctctaatttatttgagcagctaagtaaagtgtaacaactttcttaGCATTGATCGCTCAAAGAGAGGTTAAgtaaaggtgtaacaatcttcttagcaactatcactCAGTGTGTTTGCTGTcgtacgaaccattttctctaagtatggattggatgttctaatatggtctatgtgactaaactctcaaatagtctatgtgactcaTTTAGTCTTCGTGATTaactagtctttgtgacttacctgaatgaactagtcttagtgacttatcttggacgagtgggagatgtaggaAATAGGAAAGTGGGAAAAGTGAAAACATGGTCCACgctccccactactcataatggaaaagtccattatgaccCTGggttatttccctatataaaggggagtgTCCAAGGATCATTCGAAGAAGAaaaacaatgaagaagaaaacGAAGGCAACGAGAGCTAGAGAAGGACATctgaggcggtgggatttggtttgtggaatcgtagagggctttccgatcctgtgatcgctcttctgaCAGTGAGTTTCGTCATTGCCGATTGTGGATCTGCGGGAGATTGCTATAAGTTTTTACTGCTTTAATTTgtcatctttcatgcatttagaataatcAACAATTAAAGCCAGCGTTGAATGACCATAGCTCGATCATTATTGCAGCTAGAAATGAGCGGTCCTATAAAAGGAGGTCATAAGCAAGAGTAGAGAGATAGAAGTGAAAGCAATAGTAAAAGATTTTTTCCACCTGCATTCCCCGATTTTTTTCTCTTAGCCTTATATCCGCTTGACTAAACTACTTGTGATAGCATTTGAGTGTATTCTCGATTCATCATGATCCCCCAGTGCTTGATGCTGATTTACTGTCTaccattgtatcttgggaaataGACTATCCGAAGAACCTTGAAGCACAGTCGGAGGTGGGATAAATTTGTTTCAAGGGAACTGCGTTGAGTGCATGCCTCAATATCTCCCTCTACAAACTCTACTTCCCGACTCAGCGACTTCGACTTCTGACTATGCTTCCCAATTCGATGACTCTACTTCCCAACTCTCAACTCACCGACTCCGACTCCGACTCTCGACTATGCTTCCCGATTTTGTGACTCTGCTTCCCAATTCTTGACTCAGTGACTCTACTTTCGGACTCGACGATACGAAATAGCTATCTTCCAGATAATCTAGCAGCTCTGCCTAACTTTCAAGGCTGACAATCTGAAATTATTTACTTAAGTCATCTTGATAAATAAgttgaaattgattttatataatttcaATTTAGCTAAACTTCTCCTCTATATCCAATGACAAATTATCCCACAATAAAAAGTTAGATTAGGGATGAAATAAACAATGCTAGGAACACAAACAACTCTCATGGATAGAATAGTCATTCTTTTATTCAAAACAacttctttaaaaaataattcatgtTCAATTTGATTTGCATTATGAATGGATTTATatagtagaaaaaaaattattttgtcataaatttattttttaaattgataagaaattaatattaactaggttaaaaataatatttatagttGGTTGGTTCTAAATGATATTTTCTGATggtaaaaatttaatataatttaaaaaaaataaaataaggaatTTTCATGGCTTTCACTATATAGCCACTTGCATTTtgcatatttcaaaaattaatttgatatttttgaaataaaaaaataaaagacctttttaaattattctaaattttcattaatatttttttaaaaaaatattttcttaaatcaAACAATGTGACCTTTCTGGAAAATCtgccgtgtatatatatatatatatatcagggaACCCTAGCCCAGCTCTCTCTAGGCCCAGCTCCGCGCCGCAACTCCCCTCCCTTCCTCCATCCTATCACGATCTCTGTACCAATCTCTCGGCCGCCGGGACGCGGGTCGGCCGTTAGGTTTTCCGATTACTCGCCTCTCCTGCATCCGTTGCTCCTATATATCTTGTGATCTTGTTCCTTCGATCTGGGTGGTCAGTATTCCTTCGGCAGCACCAATTTTCCAGGGTGCTGCGGCTCTCCGTTGTCCCATTTCTCTCCTACGAGGTGTTCGTATATTCAACTCCGTCGCAACAGAATTAGGTGATAAACTTTTGTTTAAAAACATAGATTTAATTGAGTGATTTCTTCGTCAGTCAGGATGAACTTCgagtttgattttgaaaaatataagatTTTAGCTTGATATTGCTAAAGTCTGTTACTTTGTTCATTATTTAGTTTTAGCGTCTGTTGATGTGATAAGTCGATCGATACCACAAATACAAGAAAACTAtgtgttgtaaaatatattaaacatTGTGAATCAGATTTTTCTGCGATGGTGATGTTTTGGTGTAATAGTAAAGTAGGATAGGCTTTACATTCGTATATGACAAACTCATGCTGTATATGATCAAGTTATTTGCTGCTTTCTTTGTTTGGGTTTTGAGATTTAGATTGAAAAAGGTCCCATCCGAGGATAATAGAGTATCTGAATTCAAAATTTCACAGGATCATTTTTCATATTAGCTTGTCTTTATCAAGGGGGGAAAATACTTAAATAAACAGATGGTTAGGTTACAGTATACATTATTTCTTAATTTTTGCATTAAACTTTATGCACATCTTCATTCAATGCACATTGATAAATGTTAGCGGGCATTGTTATCCCAATAAAAACAATTGGAAAAAGAGATGAAAATCTTTTTCtgtcttttattgttattttctGGTACATGTTATTGCATTGGTTAAGCATGTTTCTCAAGTTACTAGTCTAGTAAATTGACAGTCTCAATTGTGATATGCggctttaaaaaaataaattccaaAGTTTTCTGATATAATATTTTCAGGTCAAGTATAGTAATTGACCATTTGGTTGTGAAGGTTAGACCCTCCTCAAACTAACAATCACTGGACATTACACTGGTTAGTTTTTTGAGATAATTTCATTTGACTAGTTAGAACAAATTGGATTTTGTTTTTGAAAGTTGGAGAGAAGGAAACGATTATCATGGCTTGAATCttaattaaaagaaaagagaacTTGAATCTCAATTGCAGATCCCAAAACTTGAATCTTAGCTTCTTGATCTGGTTATTTTTTGTCGATGAATGTTTGCCTTTCTTTTGTGTGGATTTCATTTCCTTTATTGATTATGGTCATATGATAATTAGTTCAATTACTGTGGAACTATGATAATAAGAGTTTGTTAGAACATAAATCAATACAAAATTGATATCAGCTTGTTTGATTTTGATGTCTTGCTTCGATTGATTAggatcaacattttttttttataagtgtgaAATTATGATACAAGGAGTCTGTTAAAACTCTTCAACAAAAAAAATTGATATCAGTTGTTTTTCAAATCATTTGGATGCCTTCAGTATACACGTTTTTCATGTAGTACTTCAGGACAGTTGAGTTTGTTCTTGTTGATTATGCTTTTTATTAATGCACATTTTTCCAGGCAAGGTAAAAATATTGTAACAGAAGTCTTTTGTGTAGTTAACTAAGATGGTTCAGTACAACTTCAAGAAGATCACAGTCGTCCCGTCTGGGAAGGACTTCATTGACATCATCCTTTCACGAACCCAGCGTCAAACTCCAACTGTTGTCCACAAGGGATATGCCATCTCTCGCCTTCGTGAATTTTATATGCGCAAGGTGAAGTATACCCAACAGAACTTCCACGAGAAGCTGTCAGCCATCATCGATGAATTTCCTCGGTTGGAAGGCATACACCCATTCTATGGAGATTTGCTTCATGTATTGTATAACAAAGATCACTACAAGCTTGCTCTTGGTCAGGTTAACACTGCCAGAAACATTATTGGGAAGATTGCAAAAGATTATGTTAGGTTGCTCAAGTATGGTGATTCATTGTACCGTTGCAAGAGCTTGAAGGTTGCTGCTCTGGGTCGTATGTGCACTGTTATAAAGCGTATCAGCCCTAGCTTGGCTTATCTGGAGCAGATACGGCAGCACATGGCTAGGCTTCCTTCAATTGATCCCAATACTCGCACAATTTTGATCTGTGGATATCCTAATGTGGGCAAGAGTTCCTTCATTAACAAGATCACTAGGGCTGATGTTGATGTCCAGCCATATGCCTTCACTACTAAGTCTCTCTTTGTTGGTCACACAGATTACAAATATCTTCGTTATCAAGTTATTGATACCCCTGGGATTCTAGATCGTCCTTTTGAAGACAGAAATATCATAGAAATGTGCAGTATCACTGCATTGGCACATTTGAAAGCTGCAGTCTTGTTCTTCCTTGACATATCTGGATCATGTGGTTACAGTATTGCTCAGCAAGCAGCTCTCTTCCATAGCATCAAGTCATTGTTCATGAACAAACCACTTGTTATTGTGTGCAATAAGATTGATTTACAGCCATTGGAAGCGCTTCCTGAGGAGGACATGAAGCTGGTGATGGAGATGAAAGCTGAGGCTGTCAAGTCAATATTAGCCCAAGGTGGAGATTCCAAGGATGATGAGGGAGTTTTACTCACAATGAGTACTATGACAGATGAGGGAGTAATTGCTGTCAAGAATGCTGCCTGTGAAAGGCTTTTGAACCAGAGGGTAGAAATAAAGATGAAGTCGAAAAAGATAAATGATTGTTTGAACAGATTCCATGTTGCAGTTCCAAAGCCTCGCGATACAAAAGAGCGCCCACCATGCATTCCTCAAGCTGTTATAGAAGCTAGAGCCACTGCTAATGCGAAGGAGAAACGGAAGCTCGAGAAGGATCTCGAAGAGGAGAATGGCGGAGCTGGTGTTTATTCTGCTAGCTTAAGAAAGCATTATCTGTTAGCTAATGATGAGTGGAAGGAAGATGTTATGCCAGAGATCCTAGATGGGCACAACGTGTATGATTTTGTTGATCCTGACATCTTGCAGAGGTTAGAGGAACTTGAACAAGAAGAGGGTCTGCGTCTTGAAGGAGAGGCAGTTGAGGAGGACTTTGAAATGGATGGGAAAGAACTTACTGAGGAAGAGAAAGCACTCCTCTCTGAGAtcagaaga from Zingiber officinale cultivar Zhangliang chromosome 4A, Zo_v1.1, whole genome shotgun sequence includes the following:
- the LOC121971432 gene encoding nucleolar GTP-binding protein 1-like; protein product: MVQYNFKKITVVPSGKDFIDIILSRTQRQTPTVVHKGYAISRLREFYMRKVKYTQQNFHEKLSAIIDEFPRLEGIHPFYGDLLHVLYNKDHYKLALGQVNTARNIIGKIAKDYVRLLKYGDSLYRCKSLKVAALGRMCTVIKRISPSLAYLEQIRQHMARLPSIDPNTRTILICGYPNVGKSSFINKITRADVDVQPYAFTTKSLFVGHTDYKYLRYQVIDTPGILDRPFEDRNIIEMCSITALAHLKAAVLFFLDISGSCGYSIAQQAALFHSIKSLFMNKPLVIVCNKIDLQPLEALPEEDMKLVMEMKAEAVKSILAQGGDSKDDEGVLLTMSTMTDEGVIAVKNAACERLLNQRVEIKMKSKKINDCLNRFHVAVPKPRDTKERPPCIPQAVIEARATANAKEKRKLEKDLEEENGGAGVYSASLRKHYLLANDEWKEDVMPEILDGHNVYDFVDPDILQRLEELEQEEGLRLEGEAVEEDFEMDGKELTEEEKALLSEIRRKKKLLIQEHRIKKSTAESRPVVPRKFDKDRKYTTDRMGRELSALGINPSAAVNRARSRSLSTRGRKRDRSLAGQGEDGEAMDIDTEHSNKKLRVRSRSISASRSRAIIAAPGGFTPGEGFRDIVQKQQALKIAKKSVRHRNKAACKGEGDRVIPNLKPKHLFSGKRGKGKTTRR